Part of the Polaribacter sp. Hel1_33_78 genome is shown below.
AATATTTTTGAATTACTTGTTTCTGCGGATGATGAAATTGAAATTACGAACAAGTTAGTTCTAGAAAAAGTTCAGAAAAATACCGTCAGATACGATAAAACTGGGGAACAACATTATGATATTATTTCTGCTTTTATAAAATCCATAAGAGGTAGTGACCCAAATGGCGCTGTATATTGGTTGGCACGAATGATTGAAGGTGGCGAGGATGTTAAGTTTATTGCACGTAGATTACTAATTTCTGCGTCTGAAGATATTGGAAATGCAAATCCTACAGCTTTAATTTTAGCAAATAATACGTTTCAAGCAGTTTCTGTAATTGGCAATCCTGAATCTCGAATTATTTTAAGTCAATGTGCTGTATATTTAGCGAATTCACCAAAAAGTAACGCTTCTTATTTAGCAATAAACCGCGCATTGGATTTAGTACAAAAAACCGGTGACTTATCTATTCCTTTGCATTTAAGAAATGCACCTACTAAATTAATGAAAGATTTAGATTTTGGAAAGAATTATAAATATTCTCATGATTTTGCTAACAATTTTGTAGAACAAGAGTTTTTACCTGAAGAAATCTCTGGAACAAAATTATATGAACCAGGAAATAATCCACGAGAAAGTCAGTTTAAAGAAGCTTTAAAAAATAGATGGAAAAGTAAGTATAATTATTAGAAGTTTACATGAAACTCTTTTCGTATGAATTGATTATTTTCATAATACTCAGAAACCCAATTCTCCCCTACTTTATAAAAAATTCCATTTCCGTCTTTGATGACAAAAACATCTTTAAGATTCGTTTTTAAAATTACAAAAACGACTTCTGGTTTTGTATTAACTAATTGAAATCCGTTATTTTTCTGCTGAGCGTATAAGACCTCTAAAGAATTAGAAACTAAATTTTCTTCTTTTTCACCTTCTTTATTTATCTCAGAAATTTCAACAACTTGTACTATTTTCTTAGCTTGAACAGCTGCTTCATTAGAACTCGTATTTGAACTAATTACTTCTTGGTTTTCTTTCTTTTTCAACAACAAAGAAGGTTTGTAAGTATATTCAAAATCGGTCATTGAATCAAAAGCTTTTCTAATAGCTTCTCGATACCCCTTTTGGTAAAGTTTTTCTTTACTTTTCCCTATCTTGGAAGTGTATAAAACTTTGTTATAACAATCCTGTATTACTAATTTACTTTTAGTTATAAACATACTTGACTCGTCTTTAACTATTGCACGCAACCCAATACAGCTGTTATTTCGCAAATCTTCTGGTAATTTTTCATTACTTAAAAAAACTTTAAAACCTTTCTTTCTTAATAGAAATTTGGTTAGTGAACTTGTTTGAAATTGATCTGTAGAATTTACAAAATCAAATTTATGTGGTACAATTATATATTGATACTTATCAAATTGAGATTGTTGGCTAAAAAGTGAAGTACTTATCAAAAGCACTAAAAAAAAAATTGTTTCTTTTAACATATTAATTAAATATTACATTAATTCCTAATTGGAAAGATACACTATTTGCAGAAGATAAATTTGTGTACTCTAAAATATTATCCAACATACCATATAAATTAACCTTACCAAATTGTGCCGAAAACCCTGCTCCAATATTTGCGTACGAAAAGTCGTCTATCGTATAAGTTACTTTTGTGTGAATTTTATTTGTTATTGATTTTTGATAAAAAGCAGTTAATGCCAATTGCGGCCTTAAAGGTCTAAATATACTGTATAATTGAATACCTAAAGCATCTGTATAAAAATCTTTGTACCTATCATCATAACAAATTTCAGTTCTTTTTTCGCCAAAACTATACTTTAAAGCAGCATTTAATTTTGTTGGCCTCCACGAAATATAGGACTCTTTATTTTCTTTTACTGGCAATTGTTCTCCCAAATTATTGCCTAATTCGTTCCAAAAATTTTCTGGGTTATCAGGGTCATATTGAAAATTACTTCCTTCAGAAATAAAACTTCCTATTAAAGTTCCATTTTTAATATTTTTTTTATGATGTATAAAACCAAAATCTAAAATACTTCCAGAAAACTCAAATTGGGGTGTTATGTGATACGTTAAGCCAAAATCAACTCCAACTCCAATATTATCTCCAAAAAACGTGTTTTTTAAATATGTAGCTGGGTCATCTATCAACTCATCATCAATATTAAACAACCCAGATGATTTTGTATTAATATTTACATTAGACAAGTAATGTTTATAAATATTATTTGTACCTAAAACTGTAGTAAAAGTTCCGGTGTTCATGGAAGACTCGGTATTTAAAGCTGAAGAGTATATTTTAAATCTTGCCCCTACTGTTAATTTTTCATTTATTTTTTTGCTAATACCTGCATGCAATACACCAATAACATCCGCTTTATATGTTAGTTGAGAAATTCTAAAACTTCTATTTAAGTAAGCAGTATTGCCTTCATTTAAAATAGTTATTAAATCTTTTGGATAATACCCTATTACATCAATTTCTTCGTATAAACCAAAGCTTACATATGAATCATGAATCCTAAACCCTCCATTAAAAATATCAATTTGTAAATTAAGTTTAATAAAATCCCTTGTGGTTAAATTATTCAAAACCTTAGAAATCTTATCATTTATATCTTTATGATCTAACGAAAACACATCTGTTAAAACTACACCTGAAGAAGCAAATTCTGCTGACAAACCGGACAATAAGGGCAGTCCAAAATGAAATTGATAACTGGTTTCTGCTCCTGGGTTTAAAAGTAATGTTTGAGGTAATTCTACAAAATCATATAAAACTTGCTTATTTTGAGCAGTGACTTTATAGAAGAACAAAATTAATAAAAAAAATAAAAATTTTTTCATGCTAAAATCTTGATTCAATATATAAAGTAACTGATGACTTAAACTCAACCTCACTAGTGTCGTTTATGTTCAATGGAATTCCTGTTTCTGCTAATGTTATTGTAATTTTAACTTTACTTGTATCTAAAATATCAGGATTAGATGCAATTTTAATTTCATCTAAAAATATGTAATCTAAAACTTTGGATTCTACGACTAAAGGTGTAAAAGTGTATAAAACATCATTGTTTTTATTAAAAAATTCTACAACAATACTAATCTCTCTATCGAATTCATTTTTTATTTCTGCATTGAAATCGAGCTTTACTACCTCATCTAGAAAATATACATTTTGCAAATCTTTCACATCAAATATATCAGAAATTTCAATTTGCTGATCGCCTGAAGCAGTAAAAAACTGATAAGGAACTAGAGAAAAATAGTTTAATGAAAAAGTGAAAATTGGTTTAGATACAAAATTATCTAATTGATCAAAATCTAACCTTTCGTAACACGAAGTAATTAGGAAAAAGCAAATAATGATACTTGTTGTGGTGGAGGATTTCATAAATAAAATGTTTTAGGGAAACATTTCTCACCTTAAAGATAATCTTTTATATCTAAAAGAGAGGTTATTGAATTAAAATTAACATTATTTACTTTTCCTTTTTCAAAATTTGCATGAATTGCTTTCATTCCAACACTTAAAGCACCTTCTACGTCCGCTTCAATGCTGTCTCCGATCATTATGGAAGCACTATTTATGGCATTGGCTTTTTCAAGAGCAAAATTAAAAACTTTTGGATTTGGCTTTTTAACACCAACAGATTCAGAAGTTACGATTATATCAAAATAATGTAAAATTTTTGAAGTTTCCATTTTTTTTGTTTGAATTTCTTCAAAACCATTTGTGATGATGTGTAATTGGTATTTACCTTTTAAATAATCTAAAATTTCAAAAGTATGTTCAAATAAATGATTAAAATCTGGCAAAAAATTGATGTACTCAATGGCAATAACATCAATTAAATTATCTGAAATACGATAATTTACAGCATCAAAAGTATTCTTTAACCTCTTATATCTTAATTCTTCTTTTGTAACTTTCTCTTCTCTATACAGTTTCCAGTATTGAAGGTTTAAAGGCTTATAAACCTCCAAAAAACTGTTTAAATCTATCGTAATATTTTGTTTATCAAACACTTTTTTAAAAGCTAAGTCGGAATTCTTTTCAAAATCCCACAAAGTATGATCTAAATCAAAAAAGACATGTTGTATTTCCATACGTTAAAAGTATAAATATTAATACTAAAAAAAGCTATTCTTTGTTATATTTGTAAAACTAAACAAATTTTCTTGCGCAATAAACTTAACGTTTTATTTATCTGTGGTTGGTATCCTTCTAGAGTTTTAACAAACAATGGAGACTTTATTCAACGCCATGCAGAGGCTGTTTCTTTAAAACAAAATGTTTCTGTTTTGCATATTATTACAGATAAAAATTGTACAAAAAACATAGAATTCACTTCAAAAAAAACAAATGGAATTCAGACTCATATTGCCTATGTTAAAAAAACAAATAGCAGAGTCGTAAAATTAATTCAATTTTGCAGAGCTTACTTAATTTTACTCAAAAAAGTAAAACCTTTTGATGTTGTTCATCTGCACGAATTATACCCTTTTGGGTTGTTTGCTTTACATTTAAAATGGCTTCAAAAAAAACCTTTTTTAATTTCTGAACATTGGTCTGGATATTTAACGCCAAAATTAAAAAATAGGACTTTTTTTCAAAAAATAATTTTAAATCTAATTACAAAAAATGCTTCCTTTATTTGTCCAGTCACTCAAAACTTAGCAGATTCAATGCAACATTTTGGTTTAAAAGGAAATTACATTCCAGTACCTAACGTTGTTGATACAAAACTTTTTTTGCCAAAAAAAAAGGAAGAAAACGAATTTACCATAATTCATATTTCGAATATGGTCCCTTTAAAAAATGTTCCTCAAATGTTGCAAGTTGCTAAAAAGCTTGAAATTGAAATAGGTGCTTTTACCTGGAAGTTTATTGGTGAAAAAATAGATGGTTTTTCATCACTAATTAAAGACTTGCAATTTAAAACAGCAAACATTCATTTTATAAATCATATTGCTCATAAAGAACTTGTAAAAGAGATACAGAATGCAAATGTTTTAGTGCTTTTTAGTGATTATGAAAGCTTGCCTTGTGTAATTCTTGAGGCTTTTTCTTGCGGAATCCCGGTTATATCCACAGATGTTGGTGGTATTAAAGAGTATTTTCCTCATAACTTTGGTTTCTTAATAGAGACAGGAAATAAGAAAGAATTATTAGAAAAAATAAAACAAACACAACAACAAAAATTAGCTACATCCAAAGAAATGCACGCTTACGCTAAAAGTAATTTTAGTAAAGAAGCCATTGCTACTATTTTTTCTGATCTTTACAACAAAGCACTAAAAATAAAATATTGAATTTATTAATAACATATGTAAAAAATTTTATTAACAGGGCTGGAAGCTATGTTTTTATAGCTACCATATTTGCTAGAATTTTTTCGTTTATAGCCTCTTGGTTAGCCTTAAAATTAATTTCAAATGATGAATTAGGGGTTGTACTTTTTGCTTATAATATTATCGTTTTTTTAATTCCTATTAGTGGTTTTGGATTGAATCAAAGTTTAATAAGATATGGTGCTTTATTAAAAAGTAAAGAAGAGAAAAATAGTTTGTTTTTATATGTTTTAAATAAAGGTGTTTTAGCTTCTTTAGCCATCATAGCACTTATAATTTTCAGTAGTTTTTTTGTGACATTTAAGTTCGAGAACACACAATTCTACATAATAATTTTATCATTTATAATTCTACCCTCTTTTATTTTTGAAATTATAAGAGCTCAATTTAGACTGCAACATAATAACAAAATTTTTGCCTATACTGAGTTTTCGCATAGCATAATACTTTTGTTAAGTGTTTTTATTTTGAGTTATTTCTTTCAAGAAATTGGGTATACAATTGCTCTTATAGCAGCCCCTTTATTAACCTCAATACTATTTATAAATAAGTTAAATATTGATTTTTCATCAAAAATAAAACTAGCAATAACTAATTTTTCATTCTGGAAATATGGTGTTTTTGCCAGCTTGTCTAATGTTCTAACTCAGTTACTTTTTGTTATAGATATTTTATTAATAGGTTATTTGTTAGAGGATACCGAAATGATTACAAATTACAGATATATTTCCTTAATTCCTTTTAGTTTACTCTTTTTACCGAGAGTATTTATTGCAACCGATTTTGTTGCTTTTACAGAAAAGATTTATGATAAAAATTACATTGTTGATTATATGAAAAGTTACATGCTATTTTTTTTAATCATCAGTTGTGTTTTACTTTTATTTAGTTTTCTTTTTGCAGAACAAATTCTAGCTATTTTAGATCGCAACTTTATTCAGTTTGTAGATACTTTTT
Proteins encoded:
- a CDS encoding replication-associated recombination protein A, with protein sequence MNEPLAERIRPKILSDYISQQHLVGENGVLTNLIKKGIIPSLILWGPPGIGKTTLANIIATASNRPFYTLSAISSGVKDVREIIEKAKKSGGLFTAKNPILFIDEIHRFSKSQQDSLLGAVEKGWVTLIGATTENPSFEVIPALLSRCQVYILNSFDKNDLIALLKRAMEKDPILSTKKIVLKETDALLQVSSGDARKLLNIFELLVSADDEIEITNKLVLEKVQKNTVRYDKTGEQHYDIISAFIKSIRGSDPNGAVYWLARMIEGGEDVKFIARRLLISASEDIGNANPTALILANNTFQAVSVIGNPESRIILSQCAVYLANSPKSNASYLAINRALDLVQKTGDLSIPLHLRNAPTKLMKDLDFGKNYKYSHDFANNFVEQEFLPEEISGTKLYEPGNNPRESQFKEALKNRWKSKYNY
- a CDS encoding DUF5723 family protein; its protein translation is MKKFLFFLLILFFYKVTAQNKQVLYDFVELPQTLLLNPGAETSYQFHFGLPLLSGLSAEFASSGVVLTDVFSLDHKDINDKISKVLNNLTTRDFIKLNLQIDIFNGGFRIHDSYVSFGLYEEIDVIGYYPKDLITILNEGNTAYLNRSFRISQLTYKADVIGVLHAGISKKINEKLTVGARFKIYSSALNTESSMNTGTFTTVLGTNNIYKHYLSNVNINTKSSGLFNIDDELIDDPATYLKNTFFGDNIGVGVDFGLTYHITPQFEFSGSILDFGFIHHKKNIKNGTLIGSFISEGSNFQYDPDNPENFWNELGNNLGEQLPVKENKESYISWRPTKLNAALKYSFGEKRTEICYDDRYKDFYTDALGIQLYSIFRPLRPQLALTAFYQKSITNKIHTKVTYTIDDFSYANIGAGFSAQFGKVNLYGMLDNILEYTNLSSANSVSFQLGINVIFN
- a CDS encoding YjjG family noncanonical pyrimidine nucleotidase, with product MEIQHVFFDLDHTLWDFEKNSDLAFKKVFDKQNITIDLNSFLEVYKPLNLQYWKLYREEKVTKEELRYKRLKNTFDAVNYRISDNLIDVIAIEYINFLPDFNHLFEHTFEILDYLKGKYQLHIITNGFEEIQTKKMETSKILHYFDIIVTSESVGVKKPNPKVFNFALEKANAINSASIMIGDSIEADVEGALSVGMKAIHANFEKGKVNNVNFNSITSLLDIKDYL
- a CDS encoding glycosyltransferase family 4 protein, with product MRNKLNVLFICGWYPSRVLTNNGDFIQRHAEAVSLKQNVSVLHIITDKNCTKNIEFTSKKTNGIQTHIAYVKKTNSRVVKLIQFCRAYLILLKKVKPFDVVHLHELYPFGLFALHLKWLQKKPFLISEHWSGYLTPKLKNRTFFQKIILNLITKNASFICPVTQNLADSMQHFGLKGNYIPVPNVVDTKLFLPKKKEENEFTIIHISNMVPLKNVPQMLQVAKKLEIEIGAFTWKFIGEKIDGFSSLIKDLQFKTANIHFINHIAHKELVKEIQNANVLVLFSDYESLPCVILEAFSCGIPVISTDVGGIKEYFPHNFGFLIETGNKKELLEKIKQTQQQKLATSKEMHAYAKSNFSKEAIATIFSDLYNKALKIKY
- a CDS encoding polysaccharide biosynthesis C-terminal domain-containing protein; this encodes MNLLITYVKNFINRAGSYVFIATIFARIFSFIASWLALKLISNDELGVVLFAYNIIVFLIPISGFGLNQSLIRYGALLKSKEEKNSLFLYVLNKGVLASLAIIALIIFSSFFVTFKFENTQFYIIILSFIILPSFIFEIIRAQFRLQHNNKIFAYTEFSHSIILLLSVFILSYFFQEIGYTIALIAAPLLTSILFINKLNIDFSSKIKLAITNFSFWKYGVFASLSNVLTQLLFVIDILLIGYLLEDTEMITNYRYISLIPFSLLFLPRVFIATDFVAFTEKIYDKNYIVDYMKSYMLFFLIISCVLLLFSFLFAEQILAILDRNFIQFVDTFLILMFGIVGIYIFRGLFGNLLSSIGKAHINYYIASFALIINIITNYYLIPKYGIKGAAITSAILMWFTGIISLIWFWYLYRKLLLNKK